One Alosa alosa isolate M-15738 ecotype Scorff River chromosome 22, AALO_Geno_1.1, whole genome shotgun sequence DNA segment encodes these proteins:
- the rbp4 gene encoding retinol-binding protein 4: MLFVFASLCLLATCWAQDCQVDNIQVMQNFDKTRFAGPWYAVAKKDPVGLFLLDNVVATYKVDDVGAMTASAVGRVIILNNWEMCANMFATFESTPDPAKFKMRYWGAASYLQTGYDDHWVIDTDYDNYAIHYSCREVDYDGTCLDGYSFIFSRHPEGLRPEDQKIVTQKKQEICFLGKYRRVPHTGFCSA, translated from the exons ATGCTGTTCGTTTTCGCATCCCTTTGCCTGCTGGCCACATGTTGGGCCCAGGACTGCCAGGTGGACAACATTCAAGTGATGCAGAACTTTGACAAAACCAGG ttTGCAGGACCATGGTACGCAGTGGCCAAGAAAGATCCCGTCGGACTCTTCCTGCTGGATAACGTTGTCGCCACCTACAAAGTAGACGATGTCGGCGCCATGACAGCCAGCGCCGTGGGCAGAGTCATCATTCTGAA CAACTGGGAGATGTGCGCCAACATGTTTGCTACCTTCGAGAGCACGCCCGACCCCGCCAAGTTCAAGATGAGGTACTGGGGAGCCGCCTCCTACCTGCAGACTGGCT ACGATGACCATTGGGTGATTGACACCGACTACGACAACTACGCCATCCACTACTCCTGCAGAGAGGTGGACTACGACGGCACCTGCCTGGACGGCTATTCCTTCATCTTCTCCCGCCACCCCGAGGGCCTGAGGCCAGAGGATCAGAAGATCGTCACCCAGAAGAAACAGGAGATCTGCTTCCTGGGCAAATACAGACGCGTCCCACACACAG GGTTCTGCTCTGCGTAA